The following DNA comes from Enterocloster bolteae.
ACCATTAACCCGGCGCATCATCTGCTTCTGTGTATATTTTCCGCTGAAGCATTCTGAAATCAGGCTTCCTACAGGCAGCCCACCGCTTCGGTTGGTGGAAAACGGCCCATCGCCCGCCAGTCCATTGTTGGCATCAACCATTTTCCCCCTTTTATGGGCTGCTACAGAAATCCCTCCGCCCATATGGACCACAATCAGGTTCAGAGAGCCGTAATCCCTTCCGGTTTCCTTTGCATAGTGTCTGGCAGCTCCTTTGTGGTTCAGTGCGTGGAAACTGCTTCTCCTCTCTATTTCTGGTAAACCCGAATATCTTGCCAAAGGTTCAAATTCATCTGTAACAGGCGTGTTGGCTGTCATGGGCCTGGCCCCATATCGGGCCAGGCGGCTAGCCAGGACAAGGCCCAGGTCACATGCGTGGTTGCCATACACCTCACTGGCCGATTCCTCAAGCATGACCTGATTAATCAAATAGGTCCCGCCTGTCAGCGGCCTTGTGTGTCCGCCCCTGGATACCACAGCTGCCAGCTTTCCTTTGTCTATGCCGTTCTCATCCAGGAATTTCTCTATCGCATCCATACGCATGTCGGCCTGTTTCCATATGGAGTCATACTGTTTCAGTTCCTCTGACAGGTGGGCAAGGTTCGCCTTAACCATGCAGGTATCATTGATATAATACGCCACTTTGGTTGAGGATGAACCAAGATTGATTACTAAAATCTCATATCTCTCCATAGGCACCTCAAGCATTCATATCATCCAGCCGTTTTATCAAACGCCTGAAATGGTTCTCTGTATTTGCGGACATCAGGGCCTTTTCATCCTCTGTCATGTTTTTAAAACGCCCCTGCAGGGAAATGTACTCCTCTATGGGTTTCAGTTCCTTTGGCCTGTAATTAACCGTTGTCCTGCCGTCTTCATATTCGTACAAAGCCCAACATCCTGTCTGAACCGCCTTTCTTGCCACCTCCACTGTTTTGGAAGAAGCGTAACGCCATCCTGTTGGGCACGGCGCATGGACATGGACAAGAGACGGCCCTTGTGTATCCTTTGCCTTCTGTACTTTTCTCCTTAAATCAGTCAGGTTGCTGA
Coding sequences within:
- the buk gene encoding butyrate kinase; its protein translation is MERYEILVINLGSSSTKVAYYINDTCMVKANLAHLSEELKQYDSIWKQADMRMDAIEKFLDENGIDKGKLAAVVSRGGHTRPLTGGTYLINQVMLEESASEVYGNHACDLGLVLASRLARYGARPMTANTPVTDEFEPLARYSGLPEIERRSSFHALNHKGAARHYAKETGRDYGSLNLIVVHMGGGISVAAHKRGKMVDANNGLAGDGPFSTNRSGGLPVGSLISECFSGKYTQKQMMRRVNGEGGMLAYVGESDTLTVERRAESGDESCAMVLDAMAYQVSKEIGACAAVLAGQVDAVILTGGMAHSERLTGFIEERVGFIAPIVRYPGEYEMQSLAENAYEVLCKKQPLLIMEQGGEHV